One genomic window of Halorubrum hochsteinianum includes the following:
- a CDS encoding SRPBCC family protein: MNTVTVSRTVDASPETVRDAMRDIEPFVRSAGFDAVAVDGETVRVANDVDPASVELTLELVEDPDADLAYEQREGIFESMRTEYAVTSTADGSEVTAATTFALDVALVGDLLDATVIERQRRAELSAQFDWLEGRCESDGRGEGST, translated from the coding sequence ATGAACACCGTCACGGTCTCGCGGACGGTCGACGCGTCGCCGGAGACCGTCCGCGACGCGATGCGCGATATCGAACCGTTCGTCCGGTCGGCGGGGTTCGACGCGGTCGCGGTCGACGGCGAGACGGTTCGCGTGGCGAACGACGTGGACCCGGCGTCGGTCGAACTGACGCTGGAACTCGTCGAGGACCCGGACGCGGACCTCGCCTACGAGCAGCGCGAGGGGATATTCGAGTCGATGCGGACGGAGTACGCCGTGACCTCGACCGCGGACGGGAGCGAGGTGACCGCCGCGACGACGTTCGCGCTCGACGTGGCGCTCGTCGGCGACCTCCTCGACGCCACCGTGATCGAGCGACAGCGCCGGGCGGAGCTCTCCGCCCAGTTCGACTGGCTCGAAGGCCGGTGTGAGAGCGACGGTCGCGGCGAGGGGAGTACTTAA